A genome region from Chitinophagales bacterium includes the following:
- the secA gene encoding preprotein translocase subunit SecA gives MLKFINKAVEKIFGNKSEKDIKSIMPLVEKTNEIYSGLSSISNDELRNKTKEFRQRISEYVKETDDEIDALLKSVSDNPDMDVDEKEAVYEQVDKLKETRDKQLEEVLMEILPDAFAVVKETARRFKENEKLESTATELDKELSTLGDHIQINGDSVTYYNKWLAAGTEITWDMLHYDVQLVGGIVLHQGKIAEMATGEGKTLVATLPAYLNGLTGLGVHIVTVNDYLARRDSEWMAPIFNFLGLTCDCIDKYQPHSDGRKKAYKSDIAYGTNNEFGFDYLRDNMSGQTEELVQQKLHFAMVDEVDSVLVDDARTPLIISGPVPKGDQHEFHELKPRIERLVDVQKKAVTQFLTDAKRLIKEGKTGPEEGEGGLALLRANRAMPKHKPLIKFLSEQGNKLIMQKTENHYLQDQAKNMPKVDQELYFVIDEKNNSVELTEKGIELITGSGEDPNFFIMPDVGGEIATIEKAELTSEEKMERKDKLMQDFAVKSERIHSISQLLKAYTLFEHDVEYVVMDGKVKIVDENTGRIMEGRRYSDGLHQAIEAKENVKVEAATQTFATVTLQNFFRMYHKLAGMTGTAETEAGEFWEIYELDVVVIPTNKPIVRDDKDDMVYKTNREKFNAIISHTEELVKAGRPVLVGTTTVDISELLSRMLKMKGIKHKVLNAKQHQSEADIVAEAGRPGAVTIATNMAGRGTDIKIGKEVKEAGGLAIVGSERHESRRVDRQLRGRSGRQGDPGSSQFFVSLEDNLMRLFGSDRIAKLMDRMGYEEGEVIQHSMVSKSLERAQKKVEENNFGIRKRLLEYDDIMNAQREVVYKKRKHALFGERLSVDLNNMFFDLAEEVVANNHEVEDYENFKMDVIRNFSMETNIEEEEFLKGNINELTEKLYAQAQEFYKRKGEMLSKTAFPVLKNIYENRGEVIKRVVIPFTDGSKELNVPIVLDEVMENEGKNLMRAFEKSITLAIIDNAWKDHLRQMDELKQSVQSAVYEQKDPLLIYKLEAFNLFKALVARMNAEVSAFLFKGNIPVSDPDKVREARQQKTDMSKMKAGRDSNNALVGGNSNAGGNQPQQQEQKKPEPVRVGEKIGRNDPCPCGSGKKYKHCHGKA, from the coding sequence ATGTTGAAATTTATAAATAAAGCCGTAGAGAAAATTTTCGGCAATAAATCAGAGAAAGACATCAAATCCATTATGCCTTTGGTGGAGAAAACCAATGAAATTTACAGTGGGCTCTCCAGTATCAGCAATGATGAGTTGAGGAATAAAACCAAGGAATTTCGCCAGCGCATAAGCGAATACGTCAAGGAAACCGATGATGAAATTGATGCCCTGCTCAAAAGCGTGAGCGACAATCCGGATATGGATGTGGACGAGAAAGAAGCCGTTTACGAGCAAGTGGATAAGCTCAAGGAAACGCGCGACAAGCAATTGGAAGAAGTGCTGATGGAAATTCTGCCCGATGCCTTTGCGGTAGTGAAGGAAACCGCCCGCAGATTCAAGGAAAACGAAAAGTTGGAATCTACGGCAACAGAGCTGGACAAAGAACTTTCCACGCTTGGCGATCACATCCAGATCAATGGCGATTCTGTTACTTATTACAACAAATGGTTGGCAGCAGGCACCGAAATCACTTGGGACATGCTGCATTATGATGTTCAGTTGGTCGGTGGAATTGTGCTGCACCAAGGGAAAATCGCGGAGATGGCCACAGGCGAGGGTAAAACCTTGGTGGCAACGCTTCCGGCTTATCTCAATGGCTTGACCGGATTGGGCGTGCACATTGTTACCGTGAATGATTATTTGGCCAGACGTGACTCCGAATGGATGGCGCCCATCTTTAACTTTTTGGGGCTAACCTGCGATTGCATCGACAAATACCAACCGCATTCCGATGGACGGAAAAAAGCTTACAAGTCCGATATTGCCTATGGTACCAACAACGAGTTTGGCTTTGATTATTTGAGGGACAATATGTCTGGACAAACCGAAGAGCTGGTTCAGCAAAAGCTGCATTTCGCTATGGTGGATGAGGTGGATTCGGTTTTAGTTGATGATGCGCGTACGCCATTGATCATTTCCGGCCCCGTTCCAAAAGGCGATCAGCATGAGTTCCACGAATTGAAACCCCGCATCGAAAGATTGGTAGATGTGCAGAAAAAAGCCGTTACCCAGTTTTTGACCGATGCCAAAAGATTGATAAAAGAAGGCAAAACCGGTCCGGAGGAAGGCGAGGGCGGTTTGGCTTTATTGCGTGCCAATAGGGCAATGCCCAAGCACAAGCCCCTGATAAAATTCCTGAGTGAGCAGGGCAATAAGCTCATTATGCAAAAAACGGAAAACCACTACCTGCAAGATCAGGCAAAGAATATGCCCAAGGTAGATCAGGAACTGTATTTTGTAATTGATGAAAAAAACAATTCAGTTGAATTGACCGAAAAAGGCATTGAGCTGATTACCGGAAGTGGTGAAGATCCCAACTTCTTCATTATGCCCGATGTGGGCGGTGAAATTGCCACAATAGAAAAAGCAGAGCTTACTTCAGAAGAAAAAATGGAGCGCAAGGACAAGTTGATGCAGGATTTTGCAGTAAAATCCGAGCGCATTCACTCCATTTCCCAATTGCTGAAAGCCTACACGCTTTTTGAGCACGATGTGGAATATGTGGTAATGGATGGCAAGGTGAAAATTGTGGATGAAAACACAGGCCGTATCATGGAAGGCCGCAGGTATTCCGATGGATTGCACCAGGCCATTGAGGCCAAGGAAAACGTGAAAGTGGAGGCCGCTACACAGACTTTTGCCACGGTTACTTTGCAGAATTTTTTCCGCATGTACCACAAGTTGGCCGGTATGACGGGTACTGCCGAAACAGAAGCAGGGGAGTTTTGGGAAATTTACGAACTCGATGTGGTTGTGATTCCTACCAACAAACCCATTGTTCGGGATGATAAAGACGATATGGTTTATAAGACCAATCGTGAAAAATTCAACGCTATTATCAGTCACACTGAGGAATTGGTAAAAGCGGGAAGACCTGTTTTGGTAGGTACTACTACTGTGGATATTTCTGAATTGCTGAGCAGAATGCTAAAAATGAAAGGCATCAAGCACAAAGTATTGAATGCCAAGCAGCACCAAAGTGAGGCGGATATCGTGGCTGAGGCTGGTCGTCCCGGAGCGGTAACCATTGCCACCAACATGGCTGGTCGTGGTACGGATATTAAAATTGGCAAGGAAGTAAAAGAAGCCGGAGGTTTGGCCATTGTAGGCAGTGAACGCCACGAGTCCCGAAGGGTAGATAGGCAGTTGCGCGGTCGTTCAGGTCGTCAGGGAGATCCGGGTTCATCACAGTTTTTTGTCTCGCTAGAAGACAATTTGATGCGCCTCTTTGGTTCCGACAGGATTGCCAAACTGATGGACAGAATGGGCTACGAGGAAGGCGAAGTGATCCAACATTCCATGGTTTCCAAATCATTGGAGCGGGCGCAGAAAAAAGTAGAGGAAAACAATTTCGGGATTAGGAAGCGCTTGCTGGAATACGATGATATAATGAATGCGCAGCGTGAAGTAGTTTACAAAAAGAGAAAACACGCACTTTTTGGAGAAAGGCTTTCCGTTGATTTGAACAATATGTTCTTTGATTTGGCAGAGGAAGTTGTTGCAAACAATCACGAAGTAGAAGATTACGAAAACTTCAAAATGGATGTGATTCGCAATTTCTCCATGGAGACCAATATTGAGGAGGAGGAGTTTTTAAAGGGAAATATCAATGAACTGACAGAAAAACTCTATGCCCAAGCCCAGGAATTTTACAAAAGAAAAGGCGAAATGCTTTCTAAAACGGCATTTCCGGTATTGAAAAATATTTATGAAAACAGGGGCGAGGTAATCAAGCGAGTGGTCATTCCATTTACCGATGGCAGCAAGGAACTGAATGTGCCCATCGTATTGGATGAAGTGATGGAAAATGAGGGCAAAAACCTGATGCGCGCTTTTGAAAAATCCATAACATTGGCCATTATTGACAATGCATGGAAAGATCACCTGCGCCAAATGGATGAATTGAAACAGTCCGTTCAATCAGCCGTGTACGAGCAAAAAGATCCGCTTTTGATATACAAATTGGAAGCTTTCAATCTGTTCAAGGCTTTGGTGGCCAGAATGAATGCAGAGGTAAGTGCTTTCTTGTTTAAGGGAAATATTCCCGTAAGCGATCCCGATAAAGTGCGGGAGGCGCGTCAACAGAAAACGGACATGTCCAAGATGAAAGCCGGAAGGGACAGCAACAATGCACTCGTAGGAGGCAATTCAAATGCCGGGGGCAATCAGCCACAACAGCAGGAGCAGAAAAAGCCCGAACCGGTAAGAGTGGGAGAAAAAATTGGTAGAAATGATCCTTGTCCCTGCGGAAGCGGGAAGAAATATAAACATTGCCATGGCAAAGCATAA